In Dehalococcoidales bacterium, the genomic window TTTATGTTATATACAACCGAAGTTCGGCCAAGGTGTGCCAGAGTAATATCAAAACGAATAATTTCTCCCGAGCTGACAGCCTTACGAAAAACAACGTTATCCAGGGCTTTAGTAAGAAACGTGTTATAGGGGAATTCCTGGGTTGCGGTGATATAAGCAAACTCATCAATCCATTTGAGCATATTGCCGCCGAAAAGCTTGCCATGATGATTAAGGTGCTCGGGTAATATCAGTTTAAAATGCTGCATTCATAAATATTAACATAGGCACCGGTAGTCATCAAAACAACGGCAAAAAGCAAAAATGATTACCTTGAATGGGGCACAAATATCTATCTGAATTTGGGTAAAATAATAAGAAATTATTCTGATTGCAAACGTAACTTCCCGTTTTTAGCGTTGACATATTCGCCTCACTCCGGTAACATGAGCAGATTGTGTTTGGGCTGTGGGGATAATAAATTATGGTAAACTATATTAGAAATTTACACAGATATTTTAAGGGTGTCAGTTGTCGGCACCCACAACCTTTTGCTGATAAGGCAACATATCTTTACAATCTGGGGTGTAGGTTGAGAGTATTGAATAACAGAGTATTGTTCAATCCCGGTTGATAAACAAGCAAAATTTAATAACACTGTAAACTGGAACCCCCCCCTCGGTATATTTTGGCATTCATTGTTAGTACTGCATCAGTCATTAACTATTCAATTCTTTCAGTTATCACATTTTGTTGTATTCTCACGCCCAGAATTATTTATCCCCGCTAATCTATTTGAGAAGGAGGGAGTATGACAGCAAAAATAGAGGCAAAAAATTTAGTAAAAATATATGGCGAAGATACAGAAAAAGCACTTGAGCTTTTCAATCGAGGTATGCCCCGGAGTGAGATCCTAAAGGAAACTGGTCTTACACTAGGTGTTGCCGGCGTTAATTTTGAAGTTGCTGAAGGAGAGATCTTTGTTATCATTGGTCTTTCCGGTTCCGGTAAATCAACCCTGCTTCGCTGTATCAATGGCTTGCTGATGCCCACCAGCGGTTCCTTATTGATTGACGGCAATGCCGTAGAAAAAATGGGCGACAAAGATTTGCGGAGCTTGCGTGGTGAAAAAATCAGTATGGTCTTTCAGCATTTTGCCATCTTGCCCAACCGCAGCATAATCGACAATGTTGCTTTTGGGCTTGAACTAAGAGGAGTAGAGCGAGAGAAACGACGGGCTAAAGCTGCTAAAGCGCTGGAAACAGTTGGTTTGGGGGATTGGAAGTATAAAATGCCCCAAGAACTTTCCGGCGGGATGAAGCAAAGGGTAGGTCTGGCTCGAGCGCTGGTAATGGAATCTGACATTTTATTGATGGACGAACCCTTTGGCGCGCTCGATGCACTCATAAGGGCAGAAATGCAGGAAGAGCTTGTTACTCTGCAGCGGGAAATCAAAAAGACAGTCATTTTTGTTACTCATGATCTCGATGAGGCACTTCGTCTGGGTGACCGTATTGCTATTATGCGCGATGGTGTAATAGAGCAAATCGGTACAGCGGATGAAATCTTGGCTGAACCGGCTAACGATTATGTAG contains:
- a CDS encoding glycine betaine/L-proline ABC transporter ATP-binding protein: MTAKIEAKNLVKIYGEDTEKALELFNRGMPRSEILKETGLTLGVAGVNFEVAEGEIFVIIGLSGSGKSTLLRCINGLLMPTSGSLLIDGNAVEKMGDKDLRSLRGEKISMVFQHFAILPNRSIIDNVAFGLELRGVEREKRRAKAAKALETVGLGDWKYKMPQELSGGMKQRVGLARALVMESDILLMDEPFGALDALIRAEMQEELVTLQREIKKTVIFVTHDLDEALRLGDRIAIMRDGVIEQIGTADEILAEPANDYVEKFLTGIDVSKILDANSIAKWPRGTVRDTESVSVALHRMKKADTDYLFVTEPRRKLAGLVTRDDLLPLSKKRQTSFKDIIREADTILGDTIMRDVYPALRQAERALAVVDENGRLLGVITHNTLVESLDDRKGGDGIAEL
- a CDS encoding hotdog domain-containing protein, with translation MQHFKLILPEHLNHHGKLFGGNMLKWIDEFAYITATQEFPYNTFLTKALDNVVFRKAVSSGEIIRFDITLAHLGRTSVVYNIKTFGTRVNEQISEVLFETRITFVAVDENGNKAEIIRPIEPPSC